The Anabaena sp. PCC 7108 region GATAGGCTAACACGAAAGGAGAGTTAATGTAAATAAATCCCGTTGCTGTTCCTAATCTCAACCACAAATCATTATCTTCAGAATTGATCCATTTATCTGTAAAACCACCTACTTCTTGTAGAATATCTCGACGAACGGTAACGGAACTAGTGAGAAATGAATTGGCATTTTTATTTGATAACAGTAAATCTTTGTAAGCAGTATAGTTTAGTTGTGAACCTTGAACAACATTTAACTCATTTTCATCACTGAAAAAAATAGCTTTACCTGCCAAAAAAGCAGGTTTATTAGTTTCTCTAATGACTGCTGCATAAACTTCTAAAGTCCAGGGAAACCATATATCATCGCTATCAAGAAAGGCAATATATTCTCCTTGAGCAATTTGAATAGCCATATTTCTGGCTTTTCCGGGACCTTGGTTTTTCTGTTGCAGAATTTTTATATTGTTTCCATACTGTGCTAAGGCATCAATTGTATGGTCTGTTGAACCATCATCGACAACAATCACTTCATAGTTATCAAAATTTTGATTAAATATGGAGTCAATTGTTGATTTGATCATATCAACTCTATTGAAAACAGGAATAACAACGGAAAAAAATACCATATTTAATTAATTTTGATATTAATTACTTAAATTTCCCAGCTTTTAAGTCTTGTTTAAACAGATCCATTTTTTCATATAATTGATCTAATTTATTCTCCATAATATTATCTTTACTTAACTGAAACTGAGATTGGTTCACCAGTTGTCGAATATAAGAAGTCATGCGTTTGATTTCCAAAAATTTTAATCCAGGAATTTTCTGACTAATACTATTAAATCGATAAAACCGATTGAGTTTGTATTCAAGACTTAATGATTGACAGAAGTCAGTCCATTTAAAATCAGGGATACCCGCATTAGATTTTAGAGAAATCCAAGGTACACGTAATGCGTCAGCAACTATTGCACCATGCATGGCAGCACTAACAACAAGTTCGGATTTGCTAATTTCCTGAAGAACTTTTTCCACCTCCCAGCGTGGATCAATACAAATGTAATCTAATTGGCGACAAACTTCTAAAAATATTTCTGGGCTACTTTCCATCTCCCATGCATAGGGAATGAAAGCCAATTTATACTTTTTCTTCGTATCAATAGGACGATAAACTCGGTTGACTAAAATAGCCGTATCAGCAATTCCAAACTCTGGTGGAATGTTTAAAGCAGCAGCAGTTAGAGGTCCTCTGACGCAATATATTGTCCATGTATTATCTATCTGGGGAAGATTACCAAATCCATGGCCTGTACCAAAAATAATAGTTTGCTTGAATTTAGGCAAATTTTCATTTAGTAACGTGCCAAATCCGACAAATGCTGTCTCAGAAGCACTATCATTAAAGACTCCTGGTAAAAGTTGTGGCCAAAGCCAGCCATTAAGATCATCTCCAAAGTTAGCAAAGGGAACATAACTTCTGGTTTTGTTTGCATAGTATAATTTCATTTTTATTCCTCAGTTATAAATTTTAAAATGATAACTAAGTCCAGATACCAACACCATGCATAAATCTTTTCATGATTCTGCGAGGTAAAGATTCTAAATGATTAGGGAGATTATCTGTATTGATCACATAATTTCCATCTAGAGCATCGTAATTTAATTGTTCAGGATTGGCAATTTTTTCTCGCCAATCTTGTTCTACAGCATGATCCCATCCAGGAAAACCTCGTTCTCTAGCTAGACGACGAGTATCTAGTCTTTTCTGAATTTGTGCAGGAGTTCTGTATTTGTAGTGTTTATATAAAATCCGTTCTTTATTAACTACTCCCATGTGGTGTGGCCAGGAACCAGTATCCCAAATCAATCCATCACGATGCCGGAAAAATCTTGGTTCAGAATTTACTATTTGATAAAACTTTAGGGATGATAAGATTTCCGATATAGGTTGATTAAAATCTATTAAATCTATATCTTTATTTGTTAGATAGTATTCGATAGGAATTCCCCAGACAACGTGATTAAACTGACTAATTTTTGAGAGAAATTCACGCGGAGATGGACTATAAAATTCATCAGCATCGAGATGACACCACCAATCACCTGGTTTGGCTTGATGCTTAAAGGCATTGAATACTTCACCTCGTAGAGATTCCTGGAACACTTTACCATCTTGTTTCCAGGGTATAATTTTCTCGCTTTGCATAGACAGAACTTTCTCCCAAGTACCGTCTGTACTTGCACCATCATAAACGTAGATATAATCAGACCATTGAGAAGCTTGTTCTAAACAGTATCCAATAATATCGACTTCATTTTTAACTAAACAAATTGAGTGAATTTTAAATTCATTATTTAACATAACTTCTCCTTTAAATCACAGTTATTTCTTATGTGATAGATTTGATTTGAAATCTTCTTTTCCAAGCTGCTATTTCTTCGGCTATGGAAAAGCCAAAAATTTTGTAAGTTAACCTATAAGTTTGAGGAGCGTAATTACCTTGAGGTATAAAGTTTTTTTGCTTCATCTTAATTTGGTGAATAAGTTTATTTGCCCAATCTGGATTAGATAACCAGATAATTCGAGCGCATTCAAACCTGGCTTGATTAATTGCTAATTGTCTTGACTCTGTTAATTCACCCATAGATTCTAGAAATTCTTCTAGTTTATCTGTAATGTCTAAGCGTTCACGGTAATTTTTTGATTTATCTTTTTTGCAAACTGTTGACTCACTCCATTGTCTGTAAACTGACCCAGATTCTGCAAAATACTCAAATTGTTTCCCTGCTTTTAACAGTCGTAAATACAATTCATGTTCTTGACAGCAAGATTGACTAGCTTTCCAAGCTCCCACATCTAAAAGAGCCTGCTTTCTCCAAAGGGGACTACCTGTTTGAGGTAAGTACCAACGAGCTAGTAAAATCCAGGGATCGTGAGGTTCAGGAATAGGTAAAATTTCTTGTCTAGATATATCTTTTTGCCAATATTCAAAAATACTGGGACTGTAAATTATATCTGCACTGGGAACCTGAGCTAAAAATTTGGCTTGTTGTTCAATCTTAGTGGGAAGTAAATAATCATCTGCGTCTAAATATTGCAACCATTCCCCTGTACTTAGTTCTAATAACCGATTACGAGCAACGTTCCCCCCGCGATTTTCTCCTGTTTCCCATTGGATAGAATTACCAAAACTTTTAATTTTTTCTAAACTTCTGTCTGTAGATCCATCATCAACAACAATTACTTCTTTGTCAGGATAGCTCTGGTTTAAACAGCTTTCTATAGCTTGTGTAATCCATTGTTCTGAATTGTAGCAAGGAATTAAAATACTAATTTTTGGTAACATGATTTTATATATTAAATTTGGTTTTTGAGTTAAATAAAAAATTTATTTATTTTTTAGCTATTAATCAATTAAGTTCTGATATAATTTGTGAGTTTTTTTGCCTATCAAATCCCAACTCAATATATCGCATGACTCCTGAACTAAATCACTTAATTTTTGTAAATCAAGCTGAGTACTCACTTTTAAAGCTTGTAATAATCCCTGCTCATCTTCTGGATCATACAGCAACCAATCGGCTCCATCCAATGTTTCCATAATACTTTTACTGCGAGGAGCAATAATCGGTTTATTGTATGACATTGCCAGAATCAGACTACCTGAAGTTAAAATACTTTTAAAAGGCAGAACTACGACATCGGCTGCACTAAAAAAAAGATGTATTTTGCTATCTTCTACAAACTGATCATGAAGGAAAACTCCCTGTATTTTAGCAGCTTTCTGTTTGAGTTTTTGACCATAGGCTTGATCTAATGGTTTTCCGGCTATTAATAGAATACTTTCTTTTAGAAATTCCTGATTTCCCTCGAAAACTTTTAGTAAGGCTTCAATTCCTTTATAAGGACGTAACATACCCAAGTTAAGATAAACACGTCCAGATAGTGGGATTTCTAAAGCTTTTCTGGCTTGAACTTGAGAAATTGCTCTACTATAAACTTCTCGATAGTGTCCGTGAGGAATCACCTCAAATTTGCCACTTTCTACCTTATAGGTTTGCCCAATATCTTGAACAGATGAAGCATGGTGAACAATAATTTTATCTGCTAGTTTGAGCAAGTTTTGTTTAAGCCACTGTTCTAGAATTGGGAACTGAGAATCATGAGCGATGTGATCATGATTTGTCCAAACTACTTTCACACCTGCTAATTTAGTTAACAAAATGTCAACTAATAATTTGATTGTATAGAACAATCTAATGATGAGATTTTTTCCTTTGGTATAAGGAGTTGTCCAGTGTAAGTGTAAAATATCTATTTTATTTGTACTAGCTTTAATTTCTCTGTATATCGGAAATACTCGACGATAACCACAAGGAAATAAAACTTCTACTCCTTGATTCTCCAAGGCTTGAGATAAAAGTGTTTGATAGGGGTTAATAATGCGGTAATCTGGCATCATTAAAACCCCCAAAGTTTTATCTGACGAATTACCAAAATTCATCGCTGTAACTCCTTGAGGAATCCATTCTGCACTAAATGGCGAATTCCTTCGCTATACATTAAGTGTCGAATTTTGCCGACATAGTGACGAGATGGAGAACCGTTGATACTTCCTTCTAAATGTACGTCATAAGCAGGTGGTAAAAGTTCTACTCCAAACCGAGAACTACACAAAGCATAGATAGTTTGCTCAATCCGCCAGAAATGTCCAATAATATTTGGTAGTGCCAGAAATTCTTCTATCCAATCGAAATTAAGCGATCGCTTGTGAATTAGTCCCAATCCTGAATTTACTCGCTCGGACAAATCAAAGCCCAGATGATTTTTTACCACATCTGCTGCAACTGTGTAGGAACTCTCTACATCAGCGTTGAGTGTATTTAGTTGATAATCTGGATTGTCGATGCGGTTCAGAAGTTCTGTAGGTGCTTTAAAAAACAGGATATCGCTATCTAAAAGTAATAAGCGATCGCACTGCAAATATAGAGCAAAGTCAAACACTTTCGGGGAGAGAAGATTTGTTTTGCGAAACTCCAAACAGCGAGGATAGGATGCTAGAGATGCTAAAACCTTTTCATCAGCCTGTTTTCTGTCAATAATGCGAGCATTGGGAAAATGATGCCGCAAAGTTGCTAGATTTTCATCAGTCAGAGTTCCATCATTATGAATACACAAAGCATAATGACGCTGAGAAAAATGATAGAAAGACTTTAATGCCCAGACTAAATTTAGCCAATCATTGGCAGAAGTAAAAACATGAATTTCACAACTAGTATCCGATGTATTAGTAATCGCTTGGGAACCCAATATTTTTTTTCTAACTGTATCCCTGTAGTAAGCTGTTTCTAGACCATGCTCATACTTTTTGCGGATTTGATAAATTATTGAACCAATAGACATAACTTTCTCAACTCCTCATCAGAATTTTTTTGATGCTTGCCTTAAAAGTAGCAAATGAATTACTTTCCCTTTTTTCTTGATGTGCAAGATGATTTTGAATAGCTTGTTTTAAGTATATTGATCGTTCTTGTTGTAAAGCTGTAAATGCATTTATTTTGTTCTTAATTTCTCCCTTATTTTCACGGATAAAATTGATTTTTTCTACTAAAATATCATATTCTGTTGTTTCTAAGCAACATTCTGAAAGATTACTTTCTTTTAGTAATCTTTCTACTTTATCATCATAATTGATAGCTAGAAAAGGTTTTCCCATTTGCATAGCGAAAATGATAGCATGAAATCTACAAGCAACGAGTATCTCACTATCTATTAGTGGTTGCAATGAAAATTCTTGAAAAGGGATTTTCCCTAAGTATTTTTCCAGTAGATCAAAATCTCTATCCACATTAAAATTCAAAGGAAAAGGATTAAGTTGAAATTGAGATAATACTTTAATCCACATTTCTGGCTCAAAATCTTTCCAGTGACATGGTGCTAAATTGATAGCAATTTTATTGCTGCTACTAGAGATATTTGGTTCAACTGGTGGAAAAGGAAAACACCAAGTTAAATCTGGATGCACTTCTACTTTAGGATGATCGTTGAGCAATGACTTACTTATTTCATCTCGCACATAAAAAAAATCAGCTTTTTCGATTAAATCCAACAATTCTGGCAGTAAATCTTGAGAAACTCGATTAACTCCTAAACCAAAGACACCAATTTTAGCCTTACATCTTGTAATCCATTGTTTTATATTAACCCATATTCCTACTCTTTCAAAGACCAGTCCACCTCCACCAATTAATATCCAATCAAAGCTTTGTAGGTATTCTTGTGGTGGAGATAGATAATGAGGTAGAAAAACAATATTGTTACCTTGAAGTAATTTAGTAATGCAGTACTGAATGCGGTCATCTCCAGCATTTAGGGCATTATAATATCCAAAAATCGCAATTTTCATGACTTATAAAACAATTTTAAAAATGGAGAAATTAGCATTGAATTATTTTTTAATAAAATTCTTCACAACCGAGCGCAATATTTGATTAGTTTTAGATAGTAAGGGGATTTTTGATTCAGTTTTAAACTCGAAATCTGGACGAAGTGTGATTTTTTGTTTTGCGCTACCAGTTAACTGACTACAAAGTTCAGCTAACATAGGAAATAAATTATAACGATATAGTACCTGATGACGAGCCTCAATAATTGCGGGCAGAGACTTTTCATACAAATTATTATTAATTGCTTGTTCAATTGTATGAATTGTCCAATCAATCCTTTCCGTATCAATAGGCAAAAATGCATCTGGAGAGAAGTAATCAGTTAAGTTGGGACAGCCATAGTACAGAGGCAAAGCATATCCCAAATATGTATCTGTCAATTTTTCCGTCCAGTAATGTGGTACACTGCCATTCTCTAATACAATATTGTATTTATAAGGAAAAATAGCATCCCATTTATCTTCAATTGGTCTAATTGGTCTGCCGAAAAAGTCTAGTTCTTTAAAATGGTTCTTGAGTGCCTCCAGTAGTTTGAGTCTCGCACGATGACCAGAAGTAAAAGTTTTGTTAGAACAAATAACAGATAATAATTTCTGCTTCTGTGGAGGTTCTATGTTGACCAATTTATCAAAGGAATGGCTGTCACCAAGATGCCAAGTTTGACCATGCTGAGAAATAATTTTATGATGATGTTTGATATCAGCATGACAAGTAACTACAACATTGAACTGTTTAATATAGTTGGTTGCCCATGACATCATTTCAGGTGGTTCACGGGTAATCAGAATTAGATTCTCTGATGGACAAAGTGTAGTTTCTTGCTTAAGCAATCC contains the following coding sequences:
- a CDS encoding glycosyltransferase family A protein; this translates as MVFFSVVIPVFNRVDMIKSTIDSIFNQNFDNYEVIVVDDGSTDHTIDALAQYGNNIKILQQKNQGPGKARNMAIQIAQGEYIAFLDSDDIWFPWTLEVYAAVIRETNKPAFLAGKAIFFSDENELNVVQGSQLNYTAYKDLLLSNKNANSFLTSSVTVRRDILQEVGGFTDKWINSEDNDLWLRLGTATGFIYINSPFVLAYRQHSNSAIAITNKTYEGTCYLIQQEKISQYPGGKIRERERLEILTRHIRPVSLGCLREIEIEKGWNLYKQTFLWHIWLGRFRYLIGFLWLFLLSKMSYVRKRNS
- a CDS encoding polysaccharide pyruvyl transferase family protein, with the protein product MKLYYANKTRSYVPFANFGDDLNGWLWPQLLPGVFNDSASETAFVGFGTLLNENLPKFKQTIIFGTGHGFGNLPQIDNTWTIYCVRGPLTAAALNIPPEFGIADTAILVNRVYRPIDTKKKYKLAFIPYAWEMESSPEIFLEVCRQLDYICIDPRWEVEKVLQEISKSELVVSAAMHGAIVADALRVPWISLKSNAGIPDFKWTDFCQSLSLEYKLNRFYRFNSISQKIPGLKFLEIKRMTSYIRQLVNQSQFQLSKDNIMENKLDQLYEKMDLFKQDLKAGKFK
- a CDS encoding glycosyltransferase family 2 protein — encoded protein: MLNNEFKIHSICLVKNEVDIIGYCLEQASQWSDYIYVYDGASTDGTWEKVLSMQSEKIIPWKQDGKVFQESLRGEVFNAFKHQAKPGDWWCHLDADEFYSPSPREFLSKISQFNHVVWGIPIEYYLTNKDIDLIDFNQPISEILSSLKFYQIVNSEPRFFRHRDGLIWDTGSWPHHMGVVNKERILYKHYKYRTPAQIQKRLDTRRLARERGFPGWDHAVEQDWREKIANPEQLNYDALDGNYVINTDNLPNHLESLPRRIMKRFMHGVGIWT
- a CDS encoding glycosyltransferase, giving the protein MLPKISILIPCYNSEQWITQAIESCLNQSYPDKEVIVVDDGSTDRSLEKIKSFGNSIQWETGENRGGNVARNRLLELSTGEWLQYLDADDYLLPTKIEQQAKFLAQVPSADIIYSPSIFEYWQKDISRQEILPIPEPHDPWILLARWYLPQTGSPLWRKQALLDVGAWKASQSCCQEHELYLRLLKAGKQFEYFAESGSVYRQWSESTVCKKDKSKNYRERLDITDKLEEFLESMGELTESRQLAINQARFECARIIWLSNPDWANKLIHQIKMKQKNFIPQGNYAPQTYRLTYKIFGFSIAEEIAAWKRRFQIKSIT
- a CDS encoding glycosyltransferase; this translates as MNFGNSSDKTLGVLMMPDYRIINPYQTLLSQALENQGVEVLFPCGYRRVFPIYREIKASTNKIDILHLHWTTPYTKGKNLIIRLFYTIKLLVDILLTKLAGVKVVWTNHDHIAHDSQFPILEQWLKQNLLKLADKIIVHHASSVQDIGQTYKVESGKFEVIPHGHYREVYSRAISQVQARKALEIPLSGRVYLNLGMLRPYKGIEALLKVFEGNQEFLKESILLIAGKPLDQAYGQKLKQKAAKIQGVFLHDQFVEDSKIHLFFSAADVVVLPFKSILTSGSLILAMSYNKPIIAPRSKSIMETLDGADWLLYDPEDEQGLLQALKVSTQLDLQKLSDLVQESCDILSWDLIGKKTHKLYQNLID
- a CDS encoding polysaccharide pyruvyl transferase family protein is translated as MKIAIFGYYNALNAGDDRIQYCITKLLQGNNIVFLPHYLSPPQEYLQSFDWILIGGGGLVFERVGIWVNIKQWITRCKAKIGVFGLGVNRVSQDLLPELLDLIEKADFFYVRDEISKSLLNDHPKVEVHPDLTWCFPFPPVEPNISSSSNKIAINLAPCHWKDFEPEMWIKVLSQFQLNPFPLNFNVDRDFDLLEKYLGKIPFQEFSLQPLIDSEILVACRFHAIIFAMQMGKPFLAINYDDKVERLLKESNLSECCLETTEYDILVEKINFIRENKGEIKNKINAFTALQQERSIYLKQAIQNHLAHQEKRESNSFATFKASIKKILMRS
- a CDS encoding glycosyltransferase family 10 domain-containing protein, whose translation is MRVKVTIGYPNWIGIRQTPNSQGIWGDCEFIINQECDSCDAWVVLQSTKGLLKQETTLCPSENLILITREPPEMMSWATNYIKQFNVVVTCHADIKHHHKIISQHGQTWHLGDSHSFDKLVNIEPPQKQKLLSVICSNKTFTSGHRARLKLLEALKNHFKELDFFGRPIRPIEDKWDAIFPYKYNIVLENGSVPHYWTEKLTDTYLGYALPLYYGCPNLTDYFSPDAFLPIDTERIDWTIHTIEQAINNNLYEKSLPAIIEARHQVLYRYNLFPMLAELCSQLTGSAKQKITLRPDFEFKTESKIPLLSKTNQILRSVVKNFIKK